The sequence TTTTAATACACACATCATTTTGACTTCTGCATTAAGGCAGCCTGAGACAACTATGgcaattgtgttgtgtgacaaaacggcaccttttattatccccagcacaaggtgcacctgtgtaataataataacgctgtttaatcagcttcttgataatccattcacctgacaggtgtggcattttgAATGGATACATGAAACTGAATTACTACTACCGCAATAAGCTGAGCAATGAATACTATGAAATCACATAATATAGGCTTTCCATTTCATACATCACATAATATAGGCTTTCCATTTCATACATCACATAATATAGGCTTTCCATTTCAGAAGATCCTACAGATTCGACATTAAACGCATGTTAAAATGTACCACTCTACAAATTGTACTTCTACCTAGATTGTAGATAAATAAAAGATAAGCTCAAATTGTTATGAAACTTTTATTAATTAACAAACTACCACTCAGCTGAAATTCAGGACCCAGTAGGCTTCTACGGAAAGGGGAGGAGTTTATGAATGATTGACAGGTCATCAGAGTGCCGTCTACAGTGAAGGAGAAATGAAAACTAAAGCTTGTCGCCGAGAGTCTCTCTGACTATTACTGAAAAATTGATTTGCTTCCGTTGATTCTGCATTTACACAGCAGTTAGGCGATCAAAGGATGTAGCTATATTTAACAGTCATTTACGCCTTGAAGCCTTTCCAGTCGAGCCGATAATGCTTAAAACGAAGCTGCCCGTGAGAACCGCGGAGGCAGGAGATGATACGGCGGAGGAACAGCCGGATCTCCATATTCCCAGATCGGTCTCTCCCACGATCTCCGACAGGCTCGAAGATTCATCCAGACACCCAGGATATCCATCTCAATTGGACAAAGAGACCGTTTTCGAGTGGTTTGGTTTGCATCTAAATCCTGCCAAGCGGATCGAGTTCATGTGCGGACTGCTGCATATGTGCCAGCCGCTCGAACTCCGGTTTTTGGGCTCCTGTCTGGAAGACTTGGCACGGAAAGATTACCCAATTCTACGGGATGTCGAGATCAGGGCGAACTGTCCGAATGATTTGGGCATTTTATCTGATGTTATCGACCCGGTGGTGCGCTCCAAACTGCTGGTCTGCTTATCTCTTCTGCGATCTGACAGCAAGGAGTGTGCGGGAATACTATTTCAGATATTGAACCATATGGATCCCTCCTTGTTCTACAAAAACTATCCCGGTTATTCTGTTTCTCCTTCAGGGACCCGTTCCATCCTTCGCGTGTGGACGGGAAAACGTTCAGGAGAACAGAGCATATTTGCGGGCGTCCAATAGAGGAAGCGGTCGGACCCTTGGAGCAGTTTGCGTTGCTTTTTACTATGGCTTCGTTGCATCCGGCGTTTCCTTTTCATCAAAGAGAAACCCTTCTAGTGCATCTGGACAAAATCAAATTTGCCACAGAGGATAGACAGCAGAATCGGTACAGAATAAACGCCCAGGTAACACTGATTAATAGTTGGTTAGTTTGTTAGCTGACTTAACTTTCAAGAGTTTTGGACCTGTGCTCTGACGCCGATAGCGAGCTATTGAAgtttgtatattatatatagttgGCAAAGAGTACTATGAATTAGACAAGACAGTTAGCGAGCTAATAGATAATGATATATatttagctaaagttagctagttaGTTTGGCCATTTAGCCAAAGATTGGTACTGTTGTTAGCCAACATGGGCACAACAggttaactacactgaacaaaaatataaacgcaatcaTTTCAAAAATGTTACAGGtgatagaaggaaatcagtcaattgaaaataaATGAATCTGGTCCTAATCtgtggctccccagtgggtggacctatgcaggatttattacagacataaatactcctcagcacccctccacctcagacgatcctgcaggtgaagaagccagatgtggaggtcctgggctggcgtggttacaacATGTTGTGAAGCGGTTTGGGTTTATTGCAAAATTTCTCGTAAACGCagttggcaacagctctgttggacattcctgcagtcagcatgccaattgtatgcccctcaaaacatgagacaacTATGgcaattgtgttgtgtgacaaaacggcaccttttattatccccagcacaaggtgcacctgtgtaataataataacgctgtttaatcagcttcttgataatccattcacctgacaggtgtggcatatcctGGCACGGAagacatttctgggatttttttatttcagttcatgaaaaatgggaccaacactttacatgttgcgtttttatttttgttcagtgtatatagccaacgTAGCTCGGATGACAactgtagttagttagttaacttGGTGATGAACGCTCGGCGTGAAGCCAGGTACATTTAGCTAGTTAGCGTATGCAAATTGTGATGCAAATCTTCATGCTATGCTAAGTACAGTTTTGTCCATATTCATCCATCTCTTAATGTTCCTGATGTTTTTAAAACCAAAAGTCTCTGCTAGGTTGCGAGACCAACGTGTATGTAAGAAGTCATTTCATCCTCTGGCGTTTGACAGCCGGGAAAGAGAAAGTTAGGTTTGCCCTTTGACAACACAGCTACAAAAAAATATTGACCTTTTCTCAGATTATCTTGCGGTTTTGTTACAGCGTATGCTTTAGTAAAAGTTTGCAAACTAGATCAATTGGCATATATTAAATAAGACTGCAGCTAAAATCTAGGCTAAATAAGTGCATCATGGTTTTCATTCATGAGATAAATTGTAGTAGGCCTATaaataacaaacaaacacacgccATGTTTATGCTTTCCTTTCACAATAGCAGTGTTGCTTTTACAATGTTGGATGAGTTTCAGTTGCTCTATTGCCCTGAATATAAATCCATCTGCCACATAACCTCAGGGAAAGAAAGTTGTAATAAGCAACTAAAAAAAGAGGTTTTGCATGATAACTCTGCCCATGTTTGGCTAAATGgccaaactagctagctaacgttagcgagctAATAAATAATGATATATATTTAGCTAACTGTCTTGTCTAATTCATAGTACTCTTTGCCAACTAGATATAATATACAAACTGGGAAAGTTATTCCCTTGAATCTGTTCACCGATTTTTTTTTTTCCCCGAATTGTGAGACTTTCAAAATACCATTGGCTCATTTTGACAATGTAGATTAGGTTATCCCAATCTTTTACAAAAGGCTTTAATAGTATGACTAGTTCTCAACGGTTGACATTTGACAGATGGGGGAAGATGCAGTATTTGTGCAGATTTAATCTTCTTTTGCACCAAGGATTAACAACAAACACCAAGGATTAACATTCTCCTCTGGCTCATATAGCCTAGTTtattcaaaacatattttttcttcatttaactaggcaagtcacttaagaacaaattcttattttcaatgacgtcctaggaacagtgggttaactgcctgttcaggggcagaacaacagatttgtaccttgtcagctcaggggtttgaactcgcaacctttcggttactagtccaacgctctaaccactaggctaccctgtgctCATGTGGCAATTAAAAAATGAAATCACTACATGTGAGGACAGAGTCCAGGCTTTATTTACAGCCTACTGTGAGTTTATTAGACAGGCCATTCACTGTGTTGAAATGGACAAACAGCTGGATCCCTCCCCATACCACTGTTTGAAGGAACACCACCTCACATACAgtattttttttgtgattttAAAAATGCAATATGTACATTTTTGCAATATgtaccaaattcacatagaaatgtgatctatagatctgtcattctccatgaaagcaagtctaagaagcggtagttATATACTATGTGtgttatttctatgcttcccattcttaaatTGCATTTTTTTATTTCTTTGTATTTTTACTTTCTCTCTAGATATGGCAAAACTCCACTAAAGAGGTCTCTATAGCTTAGCCATATCAGCCTCTATTAGGGATGTGACTAGCCTCGTTGCAAAACAGGCTTCCCTAAAACGGCCTGGGGAAGTTTATGGCAGAAGAATAGCTAAATAGGGGTGGGAACCTGGTGTAAATCAGTGATGCCTCACAGCACGGTAAATCAATCCAATGCCTTGCTTGGGTGGAGCACCAATAGTGCTCAGTAGATTTAGTTCCGTAGGTGCAACAGTGCATGAGGATTGGCCGGGGCAATCGCATATTTAAACAACAAGAGTTTCTAAACCCGGAGGCACAACATCCCGAGACTTCCGGGAACGCTTGCGAAACAGACCAGGCAGGGGTTTGGGGTTCGAGAAGTCAACATGCACACTAATCACTTGATTATTAAACTGATTATGACAGAAGGTCGAatatggcattagtcatgtaatatataataataatatatgccatttagcagacgcttttatccaaagcgacttacagtcatgtgtgcatacattctacgtatgggtggtcccggggattgaacccactacacTCTGTTTATCTTAATCGGCGTAAGGTCCTAATCGAAGTAAGCATATGCCAATTAAAACAGCAGGTTTTCTGAGGAATCTTTTTTTAATTATTATGGCCTGTAAATCCTCAGTTAAAGCAGTGTATTAGATCTGCGCAGGTTTCGGGCTTCCTTGTTATGTGCGAGTTCTGAAAAATGAAAAGATTTTTTTTTTCCCATTTAAACGCTATATGTCCGAACTCAGAATTAAATAGACATCGCAAAAATAACACGGTTGCTCTGGTAGaatgtttattttgattggcAATTTCCTGCATCTATCAAAGTACCATCAGgtgcctgatttcagatgtgtccatgtaaacatgATTATTAGATCAATCTTTCTTCTTCTCGCATAGCATGTAAACGTTTAAATCAAATGATTACATTATTCACAATAATCggattattgtgtgcatgtaaccgtaCTCAATGAGATGTGAACAAAAAGGATTCCTTAGTTGTTCATTTTTTTGAAAATCCAATGGCACAATCTCGATTTgagccaatgtcttaagtagCTGAACAGGCTATTACTCCAACCTTGTAAAAGTGACAAACGGACACGTTTTTAATTATAAACAAAAAACGTTGTATCGACGAGTTTGTATCGACGAGTGGGTGCCTTTGATTCGATGGCCTGCATCGTTAGACCCcatgacgtgtttgtaggcatgaGTTTAGCTagccatgacatcgcctacaagtgtGATAGGGGATTTCTATTGGATAAGCAGTTTTAGCCTTATCTTCATACCAGTGACAGTCAATGCCGTTTAAGATTAGGGAGGAcgattgtttattttatttttattatgaacatggccttatttctgttacagcatattggatgactgtcattcgtattccattcacccagttcaatgtaactgtcatgcaggtgaaagaggacccaaaagcgacttggcgaaaacagagtctttaatccagaaaagtgaatacaaacaaaaaaacacaactttcactcgaaatgacgaggaccaactggagactcgatcttgaacagcaggtgaacagcaggttgcctcgggaaggcactcgaaccagacagactcagacacctgctcaccacgcagcatctgaggaaaacacgacacgacagggcgatacacaatcacagcacggtgaattctaaacaaggaaccgacaggacaggaacggaacacaaaggaagaaatagggactctaatcaggggaaaggatcgggaacaggtgtgggaagactaaatgatgattaggggaataggaacagctgggagcaggaacggaacgatagagagaagagagagcgagagagtgagagagggagggggagagagagggatagaaagagggaaagaacctaataagaccagcagagggaaacgaatagaatggggagcacagggacaagacatgataataaatgacaaacatgacagtaccccccactcaccgagcgcctcctggcgcactcgaggaggaatcctggcggcaacggaggaaatcatcgatgagtgaacggtccagcacgtcccgagacggaacccaactcctctcctcaggaccgtaaccctcccaatccactaagtattggtgaccccgtccccgagaacgcatgtccatgatcttatgtaccttgtaaataggtgcgctctcgacaaggacgggagggggagggaagacgaacggggtgcgaagaaagggcttaacacaggagacatggaagacaggatggacgcgacgaagatgtcgcggaagaagcagtcgcacagcgacaggattgacgacctgggagacacggaacggaccaatgaaccgcggagtcaacttacgagaagctgtcgtaagaggaaggttgcgagtggaaagccacactctctggccgcaacaataccttggactcttaatcctgcgtttattggcggctctcacagtctgtgccctgtaacggcaaagtgcagacctcaccctcctccaggtgcgctcacaacgttggacaaacgcttgagcggagggaacgctggactcggcaagctgggatgagaacagaggaggctggtaacccagactactctgaaacggggataacccggtagcagacgaaggaagcgaattgtgagcgtattctgcccaggggagctgttctgcccaagacgcagggtttctgaaagaaaggctg is a genomic window of Oncorhynchus gorbuscha isolate QuinsamMale2020 ecotype Even-year linkage group LG12, OgorEven_v1.0, whole genome shotgun sequence containing:
- the LOC123991417 gene encoding zinc finger CCHC domain-containing protein 2-like; this encodes MLKTKLPVRTAEAGDDTAEEQPDLHIPRSVSPTISDRLEDSSRHPGYPSQLDKETVFEWFGLHLNPAKRIEFMCGLLHMCQPLELRFLGSCLEDLARKDYPILRDVEIRANCPNDLGILSDVIDPVVRSKLLVCLSLLRSDSKECAGILFQILNHMDPSLFYKNYPGYSVSPSGTRSILRVWTGKRSGEQSIFAGVQ